Proteins from a single region of Carassius gibelio isolate Cgi1373 ecotype wild population from Czech Republic chromosome A5, carGib1.2-hapl.c, whole genome shotgun sequence:
- the LOC127994368 gene encoding E3 ubiquitin-protein ligase Praja-2-like isoform X1, translated as MGQEAGKSAWPKPAGGYQTISGRRYGRRHAYISFRPVTDKQRVACTEDCQNMERMSIRKDPAVASKSNISSVLQTILPTSCTNAVCPELNSASNLEGHNRRQSSLCRVTKAPSNHFKRPKSDQVVPYDRKYYSGMEKSEHARVWPISEDTKPNPEALSYINIDAYEPDSSGAEEEDLCLNPSQAAQKRLDGICELGGNSHPNVFPKISKHSMQIAPSRGATDLCCEEPGFERTVKANGKVSPLVVGEDQAPKCHGVTASSAPASCKSTGTTDPEDTFQSEMVVRPKIRKQTSETHLERKGSEKEEVSHLSGLAVRNKCGSAPPGFLVQTSPENEFFFDFPPMASSDLSSEDRKNEVDDNTKADEEEDDDNDIWEDLENFGEKICDPSAKGDESSSSEFSEGEWSASWTSDSGLEKERCTSEESWETLPGIDEPPGSSSSLEEVPSLSLALEEQTPLEEGEIPWLMYNEDSGSSSDEDPDGVSQFVHPGLFILDGNNNLEDDSSMSEDLDTEWRFLDEFGDGFGMAQAISYVDHSQLLTYMALEERLAQAMEAALAHLESLAIDVEQAHPPATEQTIDCLPQIPVNAENTEQEQCCAICCCEYVKDEIATLLPCRHMFHKLCVTLWLRKSGTCPVCRHVLTPAVTEPAPLNSEQETPQSSHSASGGTC; from the exons ATGGGTCAAGAAGCAGGGAAGTCTGCGTGGCCCAAACCAGCAGGAGGATACCAGACCATCTCAGGCAGGAGATACGGCCGGAGACATGCGTATATCAGTTTCCGGCCGGTTACAGATAAACAAAGAGTCGCATGCACTGAGGACTGTCAAAACATGGAGAGGATGAGTATTCGAAAGGACCCGGCAGTGG CATCAAAGAGCAACATTTCTTCAGTGCTTCAGACTATCCTCCCGACGTCATGCACAAATGCAGTGTGCCCGGAGTTGAACTCTGCATCAAATCTGGAGGGACACAACAGGAGGCAGTCATCATTGTGTAGAGTCACAAAAGCACCCTCGAACCATTTCAAGAGACCAAAGAGTGACCAGGTTGTACCGTATGACAGAAAATACTATTCTGGTATGGAAAAAAGTGAACATGCGAGAGTGTGGCCCATCAGTGAAGACACGAAACCCAACCCGGAAGCTCTGAGTTACATCAACATTGATGCCTATGAGCCTGACAGTAGCGGCGCCGAGGAGGAGGACTTGTGTTTAAACCCATCTCAGGCTGCTCAGAAGAGACTTGATGGCATTTGTGAACTGGGTGGAAATTCGCATCCTAATGTATTTCCAAAAATAAGTAAACATTCAATGCAAATAGCACCTTCTAGAGGCGCAACAGACCTTTGCTGTGAGGAACCAGGTTTTGAAAGAACTGTCAAAGCAAATGGCAAAGTTAGTCCATTGGTGGTTGGTGAAGACCAAGCTCCAAAATGTCACGGGGTTACGGCCAGCTCTGCACCCGCTTCCTGTAAAAGCACAGGAACAACCGACCCTGAAGATACATTTCAGTCTGAAATGGTCGTGAGGCCAAAGATCCGCAAACAGACGAGCGAGACGCACCTTGAGAGGAAAGGTTCGGAAAAAGAGGAAGTAAGCCATTTGTCAGGCTTAGCAGTCAGAAACAAGTGTGGCTCGGCGCCTCCGGGTTTCCTCGTCCAAACGAGCCCTGAAAATGAGTTCTTCTTTGATTTTCCTCCCATGGCCTCGAGTGACCTCAGTTCTGAGGACAGGAAAAATGAGGTTGATGATAACACTAAagcagatgaggaggaggatgatgataaTGACATCTGGGAAGATCTGGAGAATTTTGGAGAGAAAATCTGTGACCCATCTGCAAAGGGCGATGAAAG CAGCAGCTCAGAATTCAGCGAGGGCGAGTGGTCGGCCTCGTGGACATCTGACTCTGGGCTGGAGAAGGAGAGGTGCACAAGTGAGGAGAGCTGGGAGACTCTGCCTGGCATAGATGAGCCGCCGGGCAGCAGCAGCAGTCTGGAGGAAGTGCCTTCTCTCAGCCTTGCATTAGA ggagcagacccctctggaGGAGGGCGAGATCCCCTGGCTCATGTATAATGAGGACTCGGGCAGCAGCAGTGATGAAGATCCTGATGGTGTCAGTCAGTTTGTGCACCCCGGACTCTTTATTCTGGATGGCAACAATAACCTGGAGGATGATTCCAGCATGAGTGAAGACCTGGACACAGAGTGGAG GTTCCTGGATGAATTTGGTGATGGTTTTGGGATGGCTCAGGCAATCTCTTATGTGGATCATTCCCAGCTCCTTACTTACATGGCATTAGAGGAGCGTCTTGCTCAGGCTATGGAG GCAGCACTGGCTCATCTGGAGTCTTTAGCTATAGATGTGGAGCAGGCTCACCCCCCCGCCACCGAACAGACCATCGACTGCCTTCCCCAGATCCCCGTCAATGCCGAAAACACTG AGCAGGAGCAGTGCTGTGCCATCTGCTGTTGTGAATATGTCAAAGATGAGATTGCAACCCTGCTGCCGTGCCGCCACATGTTCCATAAACTCTGCGTCACTCTCTGGCTCAGAAag TCTGGCACATGTCCAGTGTGTCGCCACGTTCTGACCCCAGCGGTGACCGAACCTGCGCCTTTAAATTCTGAACAAGAAACGCCACAATCCAGTCACAGCGCGTCTGGGGGAACATGTTAA
- the LOC127994368 gene encoding E3 ubiquitin-protein ligase Praja-2-like isoform X2, with translation MGQEAGKSAWPKPAGGYQTISGRRYGRRHAYISFRPVTDKQRVACTEDCQNMERMSIRKDPAVASKSNISSVLQTILPTSCTNAVCPELNSASNLEGHNRRQSSLCRVTKAPSNHFKRPKSDQVVPYDRKYYSGMEKSEHARVWPISEDTKPNPEALSYINIDAYEPDSSGAEEEDLCLNPSQAAQKRLDGICELGGNSHPNVFPKISKHSMQIAPSRGATDLCCEEPGFERTVKANGKVSPLVVGEDQAPKCHGVTASSAPASCKSTGTTDPEDTFQSEMVVRPKIRKQTSETHLERKGSEKEEVSHLSGLAVRNKCGSAPPGFLVQTSPENEFFFDFPPMASSDLSSEDRKNEVDDNTKADEEEDDDNDIWEDLENFGEKICDPSAKGDESSSEFSEGEWSASWTSDSGLEKERCTSEESWETLPGIDEPPGSSSSLEEVPSLSLALEEQTPLEEGEIPWLMYNEDSGSSSDEDPDGVSQFVHPGLFILDGNNNLEDDSSMSEDLDTEWRFLDEFGDGFGMAQAISYVDHSQLLTYMALEERLAQAMEAALAHLESLAIDVEQAHPPATEQTIDCLPQIPVNAENTEQEQCCAICCCEYVKDEIATLLPCRHMFHKLCVTLWLRKSGTCPVCRHVLTPAVTEPAPLNSEQETPQSSHSASGGTC, from the exons ATGGGTCAAGAAGCAGGGAAGTCTGCGTGGCCCAAACCAGCAGGAGGATACCAGACCATCTCAGGCAGGAGATACGGCCGGAGACATGCGTATATCAGTTTCCGGCCGGTTACAGATAAACAAAGAGTCGCATGCACTGAGGACTGTCAAAACATGGAGAGGATGAGTATTCGAAAGGACCCGGCAGTGG CATCAAAGAGCAACATTTCTTCAGTGCTTCAGACTATCCTCCCGACGTCATGCACAAATGCAGTGTGCCCGGAGTTGAACTCTGCATCAAATCTGGAGGGACACAACAGGAGGCAGTCATCATTGTGTAGAGTCACAAAAGCACCCTCGAACCATTTCAAGAGACCAAAGAGTGACCAGGTTGTACCGTATGACAGAAAATACTATTCTGGTATGGAAAAAAGTGAACATGCGAGAGTGTGGCCCATCAGTGAAGACACGAAACCCAACCCGGAAGCTCTGAGTTACATCAACATTGATGCCTATGAGCCTGACAGTAGCGGCGCCGAGGAGGAGGACTTGTGTTTAAACCCATCTCAGGCTGCTCAGAAGAGACTTGATGGCATTTGTGAACTGGGTGGAAATTCGCATCCTAATGTATTTCCAAAAATAAGTAAACATTCAATGCAAATAGCACCTTCTAGAGGCGCAACAGACCTTTGCTGTGAGGAACCAGGTTTTGAAAGAACTGTCAAAGCAAATGGCAAAGTTAGTCCATTGGTGGTTGGTGAAGACCAAGCTCCAAAATGTCACGGGGTTACGGCCAGCTCTGCACCCGCTTCCTGTAAAAGCACAGGAACAACCGACCCTGAAGATACATTTCAGTCTGAAATGGTCGTGAGGCCAAAGATCCGCAAACAGACGAGCGAGACGCACCTTGAGAGGAAAGGTTCGGAAAAAGAGGAAGTAAGCCATTTGTCAGGCTTAGCAGTCAGAAACAAGTGTGGCTCGGCGCCTCCGGGTTTCCTCGTCCAAACGAGCCCTGAAAATGAGTTCTTCTTTGATTTTCCTCCCATGGCCTCGAGTGACCTCAGTTCTGAGGACAGGAAAAATGAGGTTGATGATAACACTAAagcagatgaggaggaggatgatgataaTGACATCTGGGAAGATCTGGAGAATTTTGGAGAGAAAATCTGTGACCCATCTGCAAAGGGCGATGAAAG CAGCTCAGAATTCAGCGAGGGCGAGTGGTCGGCCTCGTGGACATCTGACTCTGGGCTGGAGAAGGAGAGGTGCACAAGTGAGGAGAGCTGGGAGACTCTGCCTGGCATAGATGAGCCGCCGGGCAGCAGCAGCAGTCTGGAGGAAGTGCCTTCTCTCAGCCTTGCATTAGA ggagcagacccctctggaGGAGGGCGAGATCCCCTGGCTCATGTATAATGAGGACTCGGGCAGCAGCAGTGATGAAGATCCTGATGGTGTCAGTCAGTTTGTGCACCCCGGACTCTTTATTCTGGATGGCAACAATAACCTGGAGGATGATTCCAGCATGAGTGAAGACCTGGACACAGAGTGGAG GTTCCTGGATGAATTTGGTGATGGTTTTGGGATGGCTCAGGCAATCTCTTATGTGGATCATTCCCAGCTCCTTACTTACATGGCATTAGAGGAGCGTCTTGCTCAGGCTATGGAG GCAGCACTGGCTCATCTGGAGTCTTTAGCTATAGATGTGGAGCAGGCTCACCCCCCCGCCACCGAACAGACCATCGACTGCCTTCCCCAGATCCCCGTCAATGCCGAAAACACTG AGCAGGAGCAGTGCTGTGCCATCTGCTGTTGTGAATATGTCAAAGATGAGATTGCAACCCTGCTGCCGTGCCGCCACATGTTCCATAAACTCTGCGTCACTCTCTGGCTCAGAAag TCTGGCACATGTCCAGTGTGTCGCCACGTTCTGACCCCAGCGGTGACCGAACCTGCGCCTTTAAATTCTGAACAAGAAACGCCACAATCCAGTCACAGCGCGTCTGGGGGAACATGTTAA
- the LOC127994242 gene encoding tyrosine-protein kinase Fer, with protein MGFGRDLRNSHEGLMKLQDWELKLLETVKRFMTLRVKSDKEYASLLLNISQQVDKHDSSSQIQYVSTVSKSWTHMVQQTEQLSKIMKCHAEELNSGPLHRLTMMIKDKQQVKKSYQSLHQQLESEMHKVTKSDLEKLKCNYRQLTKDAVLARDKYKEAVAKGKETEKARERYDKATMKLHNLHNQYVLAVKSAQVHQEYYHETAVPLLLDSLQKMQEEMINALKGILEEYSEITSLLTDEIVKVHKEIHTSIDQIDPLSEYDNFIEIYKLPEAKEPNVEFDAMLLEETENLQANEILWNNLTADNLQAMLKSTSEELVQTQQSLHSKEDLMLDLENKIEEATKKYEKKSDVVMLLSQKQALEELRQTVQQLRCLEANLMAQRELLEQKMQENEGKEPPPVVNYEEDARSVNSMDKSKDKVSKFETLRHSIAGIIRTPRSVLGTSSFFEVIPTSEKPLGEQEWYHGAIPRTEAQELLKQQGDFLVRESHGKPGEYVLSVFSDGQRRHFIIQFADNQYRFEGTGFPTIPQLIEHHYTNKQVITKKSGVVLLNPVIKDKKWILNHEDVTLGELLGKGNFGEVFRGTLRDKTLVAVKTCKEDLPQDLKIKFLSEARILKQYDHPNIVKLIGVCTQRQPIYIVMELVPGGDFLSFLRKKKEDLKTKQLVKFALDAAAGMAYLELKNCIHRDLAARNCLVGESNVLKISDFGMSRQEDNGIYSSSGLKQIPIKWTAPEALNYGRYSSESDVWSYGILLWETFSLGVCPYPGMTNQQAREQVEKGYRMSCPQKCPDEVYRIMQRCWEYKPENRPKFVDIQKELAAVKKK; from the exons ATGGGGTTCGGCCGGGACCTGCGCAACTCCCACGAGGGTCTGATGAAGTTGCAGGACTGGGAGCTGAAGCTGCTGGAGACAGTGAAGCGCTTCATGACCCTGCGGGTGAAGAGCGATAAGGAATATGCATCGCTCCTGCTCAACATCAGCCAGCAAGTGGACAAGCATGACAGCTCCTCTCAGATCCAATACGTCAGTACTGTCTCCAAG TCATGGACTCACATGGTGCAGCAGACAGAGCAGTTGAGCAAGATCATGAAGTGTCACGCTGAGGAGCTGAACTCAGGGCCTCTCCACCGCCTCACAATGATGATCAAAGACAAGCAGCAGGTGAAGAAGAGTTACCAAAGCCTCCACCAACAGCTCGAGTCTGAGATGCACAAG GTAACCAAAAGCGATCTTGAGAAGTTAAAATGCAACTACAGGCAGTTAACTAAGGATGCTGTTTTAGCAAGAGACAAATACAAGGAAGCTGTTGCAAAAG GCAAAGAGACTGAGAAAGCCCGTGAGCGTTATGACAAAGCTACCATGAAGCTACATAACCTGCACAACCAGTATGTGCTAGCAGTGAAAAGTGCACAGGTACATCAGGAGTACTATCATGAGACTGCAGTGCCTCTGCTGCTGGACTCCCTGCAGAAGATGCAGGAGGAGATGATCAATGCACT taAGGGGATTCTGGAGGAGTACAGTGAAATCACCAGCCTGTTAACAGATGAAATAGTGAAGGTCCACAAAGAAATACACACTTCCATTGACCAAATCGATCCGCTGTCAGAGTATGACAACTTCATCGAAATTTATAA ATTGCCAGAAGCCAAAGAACCAAATGTAGAATTTGACGCAATGCTATTAGAAGAAACAGAGAATCTTCAAGCCAATGAGATTCTGTGGAATAATTTGACAGCGGACAATTTGCAAGCTAT GCTGAAGTCCACCTCAGAGGAACTGGTTCAAACCCAGCAGAGTCTCCACAGCAAAGAGGACCTCATGCTGGACCTGGAGAACAAAATAGAGGAAGCTACCAAAAAATATGAGAAGAAATCAGA CGTGGTGATGTTACTCAGTCAGAAGCAGGCTCTGGAGGAGTTGAGACAGACGGTCCAGCAATTGCGCTGTTTGGAGGCCAATCTAATGGCACAAAGAGAACTACTAGAACAGAAGATGCAAGAGAACGAGGGCAAAGAACCACCTCCTGTCGTCAACTACGAAGAGGACGCCCGCTCTGTCAACTCAATG GATAAAAGCAAAGACAAGGTATCAAAGTTTGAAACCCTCAGACACTCCATCGCTGGAATCATCCGCACGCCAAGGTCTGTCCTGGGCACTTCATCA TTTTTTGAGGTGATACCCACTAGTGAAAAGCCACTGGGCGAGCAAGAGTGGTATCACGGCGCCATTCCCAGGACAGAGGCCCAGGAGCTGCTGAAGCAGCAGGGAGACTTCCTGGTGCGCGAGAGCCACGGCAAACCTGGAGAATATGTGCTGTCTGTATTCTCAGACGGACAGCGCAGACATTTCATCATTCAGTTTGCTGAT AACCAGTACAGATTTGAAGGCACTGGCTTCCCCACCATCCCACAGCTCATAGAGCACCATTACACAAATAAACAAGTCATCACCAAGAAATCTGGGGTGGTGCTCCTCAACCCTGTCATAAAG GATAAGAAATGGATTCTCAATCATGAGGACGTCACTCTTGGAGAGCTCCTTGGGAAA GGAAATTTTGGTGAGGTTTTTAGAGGAACACTGCGAGATAAAACACTGGTGGCCGTGAAAACTTGTAAGGAAGATCTTCCACAAGACCTGAAGATCAAGTTCCTCTCAGAAGCCAG GATCCTGAAGCAGTATGATCACCCCAACATTGTGAAGTTAATAGGCGTCTGTACCCAACGGCAGCCCATTTACATAGTGATGGAGCTCGTGCCAG GCGGGgactttttatcatttttaagaaagaaaaaagaggacCTCAAGACAAAGCAACTGGTCAAGTTTGCATTAGACGCTGCTGCTGGAATGGCATACCTGGAGCTGAAGAACTGTATACACAG AGATCTGGCTGCTCGCAACTGTCTTGTGGGAGAGAGCAATGTGCTGAAGATCAGCGATTTTGGGATGTCCCGCCAGGAGGACAATGGCATCTACTCCTCATCAGGACTGAAACAGATCCCTATCAAGTGGACTGCACCAGAAGCACTGAACTATG GGAGATACAGCTCGGAGAGTGACGTGTGGAGTTATGGGATCCTCCTGTGGGAAACCTTCAGTCTCGGAGTGTGTCCTTACCCCGGCATGACCAACCAGCAGGCTCGAGAACAGGTCGAAAAAG GCTACAGAATGTCCTGCCCGCAGAAGTGTCCAGACGAGGTGTACAGGATCATGCAGAGATGTTGGGAGTACAAGCCTGAGAATCGACCCAAATTTGTCGACATTCAGAAAGAACTGGCCGCTGTCAAGAAAAAATAG